Below is a genomic region from Pseudomonadota bacterium.
AACACCCCCTACACCGATAATTCCAATATTTATGTTCATTTGCCTCGCATTATACTATATTAATCGAATAGTTCGCCTGATTTAACCTTATGGGGTATTGCAAGGTGGGCATATGCCTTCTCAGTGGCCTTTCTTCCCTGGGATGTTCGTATTATGAAACCCATTTTTAATAGGAACGGTTCTACCACTTCTATGAGGACATCGCTTTCAAGCTGAAGCGTTGCGGCAATGGCTTCGATGCCTACAGGCCCTCCTTTATAATTCAGTATAATCGTTTTCAAAAACTTTCTATCAGTTTCGCCGAGCCCGTATTCATCAACACCTTCTAATTTCATGGCTTCAAGGGCAACTTCCTTCGTGATATGTCCTTCAGCCCTTACCTGGGCATAATCGCGGATACGCTTTAGAAGCCTGTTGGCTGTTCTTGGCGTTCCTCTTGCCCTTTTTGCTGTCTCATAGGCCCCATCTTCATCTATTGCAATCTGGAGGATTGAAGCGGAGCGTTTGATGATGTGGACCAGGTCTTTTTCAGCATAAAAATCCAGGTCCCGCGTGATACCGAACCGATCCCTTAATGGCGATGAAAGAAGTCCCGCCCTCGTTGTAGCGCCGATTAACGTGAACAGTTCCAGTCTGTACCTGTGGGTTCGTGCATGCACCCCTTTATCAAATATGAAGTCAACGGCAAAATCTTCCATGGCGGGATACAGAAATTCCTCGACGACCTTTGGAATCCTGTGGATTTC
It encodes:
- the ruvB gene encoding Holliday junction branch migration DNA helicase RuvB — translated: MVQDQDEALNINLRPKMLSEYVGQDKAVETLKIAIEAALKRNEPLEHILFNGPPGLGKTTLAHIIANEMGTKIITSSGPALEKGGDLMGLLTHMERGDVFFIDEIHRIPKVVEEFLYPAMEDFAVDFIFDKGVHARTHRYRLELFTLIGATTRAGLLSSPLRDRFGITRDLDFYAEKDLVHIIKRSASILQIAIDEDGAYETAKRARGTPRTANRLLKRIRDYAQVRAEGHITKEVALEAMKLEGVDEYGLGETDRKFLKTIILNYKGGPVGIEAIAATLQLESDVLIEVVEPFLLKMGFIIRTSQGRKATEKAYAHLAIPHKVKSGELFD